A single window of Brevundimonas vitisensis DNA harbors:
- a CDS encoding DUF3313 family protein gives MKRLIPLALTGGLVTACQTAPLADAGFLSAYDGLTARDDTVRASIRQRRDDAAAGAIERVYLEPAVLVGDAGSQVSEADRALVLREVDRQVCYEVSERFTVVQTPDGAARVRTGVIQINPTGQAGSGVSAVANVLIPGPGTFRVPGTTGGLAAEAELLAPSGAQVAALAWARNANVVGTDTPSLSRVGDALQMAEPFGDAVGDAIAPTGREARPIPDPDPCARYGPRTQPGGFVTRLVTGLYVPEVNTGAREDPEAE, from the coding sequence ATGAAACGCCTGATCCCGCTGGCCCTGACCGGGGGCCTGGTGACCGCCTGCCAGACCGCGCCCCTGGCTGATGCCGGCTTCCTGTCGGCCTATGACGGCCTGACCGCGCGCGACGATACGGTCCGCGCTTCGATCCGCCAGCGTCGCGACGATGCGGCGGCGGGGGCCATCGAGCGGGTCTATCTGGAACCGGCCGTCCTGGTCGGTGATGCCGGGTCACAGGTGTCGGAGGCCGACCGCGCCCTGGTCCTGCGCGAGGTCGATCGCCAGGTCTGCTACGAGGTCAGCGAGCGGTTCACGGTCGTCCAGACACCGGACGGCGCGGCGCGGGTCCGCACCGGCGTCATCCAGATCAATCCGACGGGCCAGGCGGGGTCGGGCGTATCGGCGGTGGCCAATGTGCTGATCCCCGGCCCCGGCACCTTCCGCGTGCCCGGCACTACCGGCGGTCTGGCCGCGGAAGCGGAGCTGCTGGCCCCCAGCGGAGCCCAGGTGGCGGCCCTGGCCTGGGCGCGCAATGCCAATGTCGTCGGCACCGATACGCCTTCCCTGTCGCGCGTCGGCGATGCTCTGCAGATGGCCGAGCCGTTCGGCGATGCCGTGGGCGACGCCATCGCACCGACCGGCCGGGAAGCCCGCCCGATCCCGGACCCCGACCCCTGCGCTCGCTATGGCCCCCGCACCCAGCCGGGCGGCTTTGTCACCCGCCTGGTCACCGGCCTCTATGTGCCCGAGGTCAACACCGGTGCCCGCGAGGACCCCGAGGCCGAATAG
- a CDS encoding acyl-CoA dehydrogenase — MADGSTAPQQTFRWDDPFDLNGRLTDDERMIQEAARGYARDRLLPRIVPAFRDETFDRAIMTEMGEMGFLGAMLPEQYGGSNASHVAYGLIAREIEAVDSGYRSAMSVQSSLAMYPIYAFGSEEQKMRFLPRMAAGELIGCFGLTEADGGSDPASMKTRAVAVDGGYRLNGGKYWITNSPISDLAVVWAKLDDVIRGFIVERDFDGFTTGKIGDKLSLRASITGDIGLNDVFVPEANLLPGVKGLRGPFSCLNKARYGIAWGAMGAAEFCFHATRDYVGERMLFGRPLSSRQLVQKKLADMQTEIFLGLEGAYALGRLLDTGAWVPEAISLMKRNNCGKALAVAREARDMHGGAGITGEMHVMRHAMNLETVNTYEGAHDVHALILGRAITGQSAF; from the coding sequence ATGGCCGACGGCTCCACCGCTCCGCAACAGACCTTTCGCTGGGACGATCCCTTCGACCTGAACGGTCGCCTGACCGACGATGAGCGGATGATTCAGGAGGCCGCCCGCGGCTATGCCCGCGATCGGCTGCTGCCGCGCATTGTCCCCGCCTTCCGCGATGAAACCTTTGATCGCGCCATCATGACCGAGATGGGCGAAATGGGGTTCTTGGGGGCCATGCTGCCGGAACAGTATGGCGGCTCGAACGCCAGTCATGTCGCCTATGGCCTGATCGCGCGCGAGATCGAGGCCGTCGACAGCGGATACCGCAGCGCCATGAGCGTGCAGTCGTCCCTAGCCATGTATCCGATCTATGCCTTTGGCTCGGAGGAGCAGAAGATGCGCTTCCTGCCGCGCATGGCGGCCGGCGAACTGATCGGCTGTTTCGGCCTGACCGAGGCGGACGGCGGATCGGACCCGGCCTCGATGAAGACCCGCGCCGTGGCCGTGGACGGCGGCTATCGCCTGAACGGCGGCAAATACTGGATCACCAACTCGCCGATCAGCGACCTGGCCGTGGTCTGGGCGAAACTGGATGACGTGATCCGCGGCTTCATCGTCGAGCGGGACTTCGACGGCTTCACCACCGGCAAGATCGGCGACAAGCTGTCGCTGCGGGCCTCGATCACCGGCGACATAGGCCTGAACGACGTCTTTGTGCCCGAGGCCAATCTGCTGCCGGGCGTGAAGGGCCTGCGCGGGCCCTTCAGCTGTCTGAACAAGGCACGGTACGGCATCGCCTGGGGGGCCATGGGCGCGGCCGAATTCTGTTTCCACGCCACGCGCGACTATGTCGGCGAGCGGATGCTGTTCGGGCGTCCGCTGTCCAGCCGCCAGCTGGTCCAGAAGAAGCTGGCCGACATGCAGACGGAAATCTTCCTGGGGCTGGAAGGGGCCTATGCCCTCGGGCGCCTGCTCGACACCGGCGCCTGGGTGCCCGAGGCGATCAGCCTGATGAAGCGCAACAACTGCGGCAAGGCCCTGGCCGTCGCCCGCGAGGCCCGCGACATGCACGGCGGGGCCGGCATCACCGGCGAGATGCATGTCATGCGCCATGCGATGAACCTGGAAACCGTCAACACCTATGAAGGTGCGCACGACGTCCACGCCCTGATCCTGGGCCGCGCGATCACGGGCCAGAGCGCTTTTTAG
- a CDS encoding DUF6356 family protein has translation MNRTFRRLFADHPREVGETYGHHLLTAGRFGFRLARLSGIAFLHALVPGVCKTTVSDEIRRMAADLGGRAEEARDTRMRQAGVWDPGL, from the coding sequence ATGAACCGCACCTTTCGTCGCCTGTTCGCCGATCATCCCCGCGAGGTGGGGGAAACCTATGGCCACCACCTGCTCACCGCCGGTCGGTTCGGGTTCAGGCTGGCGCGGCTGTCAGGCATCGCCTTTCTGCACGCCCTGGTGCCGGGGGTCTGCAAGACGACGGTGTCGGACGAAATCCGGCGCATGGCGGCGGACTTGGGAGGCCGGGCCGAGGAAGCACGCGACACGCGGATGCGACAGGCCGGGGTCTGGGATCCGGGGTTGTGA